A genomic region of Pyrus communis chromosome 14, drPyrComm1.1, whole genome shotgun sequence contains the following coding sequences:
- the LOC137715966 gene encoding protein PMR5-like, whose product MALFCSQSAASCLTILCLVLVQSHSAIIYSMRNHHHNFHHHRTAPMFQTNQSSCALFAGTWVQDDSYPMYQSSECPLIIDPEFNCQMYGRPDSDYLKYRWRPLNCELPRFDGAEFLLKMKGKTVMFVGDSLGKNQWESLVCLIYSANPQTQTQMVKGVPLSTFSFLDYGVTLQFYKAPYLVDVEIYQGKRVLRLEDISENSKAWRNADVLSFNTGHWWSHDGGLQGWDYMESGGKYYKDMDRLAALEKGIKTWANWVDSNIDTARTRVFFLSISPTHFDPNEWNGGATPRTTKNCYGETSPMQVSGVTYPGTTYPDQMRVMNSVIRDMKNPPSLLDITMLSELRKDGHPSIYSGELSPQQRANPDRSADCSHWCLPGLPDTWNQLFYTTLLF is encoded by the exons ATGGCTCTTTTCTGCTCCCAATCTGCTGCTTCATGCTTAACTATTCTGTGCCTAGTTCTTGTTCAATCCCACTCTGCCATAATATACAGCATGAGGAACCACCACCACAACTTCCACCATCACAGAACAGCTCCAATGTTCCAAACCAATCAATCCAGTTGCGCATTGTTTGCAGGCACTTGGGTCCAAGACGACTCCTACCCAATGTACCAATCCTCTGAGTGCCCCTTAATCATCGACCCAGAATTCAATTGCCAAATGTACGGCCGCCCGGACTCCGATTACCTCAAGTACAGATGGAGACCCCTCAATTGTGAGCTCCCAAG GTTCGATGGGGCTGAGTTTCTGCTCAAAATGAAAGGGAAAACAGTGATGTTTGTAGGGGATTCACTTGGGAAGAATCAATGGGAATCTTTGGTTTGTCTCATTTACTCTGCAAATCCACAAACCCAGACTCAAATGGTCAAAGGAGTTCCACTTTCAACATTCAGTTTCCTG GACTACGGTGTGACACTGCAATTTTACAAAGCTCCGTACCTGGTTGACGTAGAAATTTATCAAGGGAAGAGAGTTCTGAGGCTTGAGGACATTTCGGAGAACAGCAAGGCGTGGCGGAATGCCGACGTTCTGTCGTTCAACACCGGTCATTGGTGGAGCCATGACGGAGGTCTCCAAGG GTGGGATTACATGGAGTCAGGAGGGAAATATTACAAAGATATGGACCGTTTGGCTGCTTTGGAGAAAGGGATAAAAACATGGGCTAATTGGGTTGATTCCAACATCGACACCGCACGGACCcgagttttcttcctctccatTTCTCCCACACACTTCGA CCCAAATGAATGGAATGGTGGTGCAACTCCTAGAACCACCAAGAACTGCTATGGAGAAACATCACCTATGCAAGTGAGCGGAGTAACTTATCCCGGGACAACTTATCCAGACCAAATGAGAGTGATGAACAGTGTGATCCGGGACATGAAAAATCCTCCATCTTTGCTGGACATCACAATGCTTTCAGAGCTGAGAAAAGACGGGCACCCATCAATCTACAGTGGAGAATTAAGCCCTCAGCAGAGAGCCAATCCTGACCGTTCAGCAGATTGCAGCCATTGGTGCCTTCCTGGACTGCCAGACACTTGGAACCAACTCTTTTACACAACTTTGctcttctaa
- the LOC137715922 gene encoding gibberellin 2-beta-dioxygenase 8-like, giving the protein MIINKQRPAQQEDDDLHCSEKKMDSESYPPPFRSLPDSTQAVDLDDQVNPVHDSEDPIPLMDLQSLKLGEACEFWGIFRLVNHGVPPTLLTQLREHAKMVFSLPFESKQSLITSPLSYFWGTPALTPSGEALSTKGSSTLQNINWVEGLNVPLAQLGQFQIDNRIIASFSLVLEEYGKHLARLATTIFDAMVINLGLDPLESKSHLSNSTGIVRVYRYPPHCSNPSSASARGMDVHTDSSVLSILNQDEVGGLEVLKDNEWFSVNPIPNTLIVNLGDMMQAISNDKYKSVKHRVKVNRSKERISICHFVFPGEGSVIRSSNYKPFTYRDFQNEVQQDIKSVGYKVGLERFKA; this is encoded by the exons ATGATAATTAATAAGCAGCGTCCTGCCCAACAAGAAGACGATGACCTCCATTGTTCTGAGAAAAAAATGGATTCTGAATCCTACCCTCCACCGTTTCGTTCACTTCCAGATTCAACCCAGGCCGTTGATTTGGATGACCAAGTCAACCCGGTTCATGATTCGGAGGATCCGATTCCTTTGATGGATCTCCAGAGCCTGAAACTTGGGGAGGCATGCGAGTTTTGGGGAATTTTTCGTTTGGTCAATCATGGAgttcctccaacccttttgaCCCAACTTCGGGAGCATGCCAAAATGGTTTTTTCTCTGCCGTTTGAGTCCAAACAGAGCCTTATCACCAGCCCTCTGTCCTACTTCTGGGGTACCCCTGCCCTTACTCCATCTGGGGAGGCCTTATCAACAAAGGGTAGTAGTACCCTCCAGAATATCAACTGGGTTGAAGGACTCAACGTCCCTCTAGCTCAACTCGGTCAATTTCAAATTGACAATCGCATAATTGCTTCTTTCAG CCTTGTGCTAGAAGAATATGGGAAGCACCTAGCTAGGCTAGCGACAACTATATTTGACGCTATGGTAATAAACCTTGGATTGGATCCATTAGAATCCAAATCCCATTTATCAAATTCTACTGGCATTGTACGTGTCTATCGCTACCCACCACATTGCTCCAACCCCAGCTCTGCATCTGCAAGGGGCATGGACGTGCACACTGACAGCTCTGTGCTCTCGATACTAAATCAAGATGAAGTCGGTGGACTCGAAGTTCTCAAAGACAATGAGTGGTTCAGTGTTAACCCAATTCCCAACACACTGATTGTCAACCTCGGAGACATGATGCAG GCGATAAGCAATGACAAGTACAAGAGTGTGAAGCACAGAGTGAAGGTGAACAGAAGCAAAGAGAGAATTTCAATCTGCCATTTTGTGTTTCCGGGAGAAGGCAGTGTGATTCGGAGCTCAAACTATAAGCCCTTTACATATAGGGATTTTCAGAACGAAGTGCAGCAAGATATAAAGAGTGTTGGGTATAAGGTCGGGCTTGAGAGGTTCAAAGCTTAG